A stretch of Phycisphaerae bacterium DNA encodes these proteins:
- the rplM gene encoding 50S ribosomal protein L13, translated as MTAVLTPKTTLARKGHTDQRWFQVNADGVVLGRLASDLAMILMGKHKPMYTPHVDVGDFVVVLNAEKVKFTGRKIEQMSHDYYTHFPGGHKIIPYEQLMAKHPQRVLELAVRRMLPKNKLGRHMLKKLKIYRGDKHNHQAQQPVALDLSNGLAEGLAKLSK; from the coding sequence ATGACTGCAGTACTGACGCCGAAAACGACCTTGGCCCGAAAAGGCCACACCGATCAGCGGTGGTTCCAAGTGAACGCCGACGGAGTGGTCCTCGGCCGGCTGGCCTCCGATCTGGCCATGATCCTCATGGGCAAGCACAAACCCATGTACACCCCGCACGTCGACGTCGGCGACTTCGTCGTCGTCCTCAACGCCGAGAAGGTCAAGTTCACCGGCCGAAAAATCGAGCAGATGAGCCACGACTACTACACCCACTTCCCCGGCGGCCACAAGATCATCCCCTACGAGCAGCTCATGGCCAAGCACCCGCAGCGCGTCCTCGAACTCGCCGTCCGCCGAATGCTCCCCAAAAACAAACTCGGCCGCCACATGCTCAAAAAACTCAAGATCTACCGCGGCGACAAGCACAACCACCAGGCCCAGCAGCCGGTCGCCCTCGACCTCTCCAACGGTCTGGCCGAAGGCCTCGCTAAGCTTTCGAAGTAA
- a CDS encoding N-acetyl-gamma-glutamyl-phosphate reductase, which yields MIRVGIIGATGYTGEEAIEILLRHRQAKLTALTALPEECGQIQDIFPRLRGRIAMAVEPLDLPAFAASVDVALGCLPHKVSMGFVPKLLDAGVKVVDFSADYRLRDVALYEKHYTQHTDRANLAQAAFGLPELFRKNVVGKKLVANPGCYPTCAALGLAPLLKEGLVRLDRIVVNAVTGVSGAGRKASLPYHLPEMNENLFAYAAGGTHRHSPEINQICSDVAGKPVNVLFQPHVGAFDRGILSSIYAEPTGDLSTAKLADLYRDFYHNEPFVRVLAAPPKLKAVQRTNFCDLHPLVSADGRHVIVFSALDNLIKGASGQAVQNLNIISNITETEGLL from the coding sequence ATGATTCGAGTCGGCATCATCGGAGCCACCGGCTACACCGGCGAAGAGGCCATCGAAATCCTCCTCCGCCATCGCCAAGCCAAACTCACCGCCCTCACCGCGCTGCCCGAAGAGTGCGGCCAAATCCAGGATATCTTCCCGCGACTCCGCGGACGAATCGCCATGGCCGTCGAACCCCTCGACCTGCCCGCCTTCGCCGCCAGCGTCGACGTCGCCCTCGGCTGCCTGCCCCACAAGGTCTCCATGGGCTTCGTCCCCAAACTCCTCGACGCCGGCGTCAAGGTCGTCGACTTCAGCGCCGACTACCGACTCCGCGACGTCGCCCTCTACGAAAAACACTACACCCAGCACACCGACCGCGCCAACCTCGCCCAGGCCGCCTTCGGCCTGCCCGAGCTCTTCCGCAAAAACGTCGTCGGCAAAAAACTCGTCGCCAACCCCGGCTGCTACCCGACCTGCGCCGCCCTCGGCCTCGCCCCGCTCCTCAAGGAAGGACTGGTCCGCCTCGACCGCATCGTCGTCAACGCCGTCACCGGAGTCTCCGGCGCCGGCCGAAAGGCCAGCCTGCCCTATCACCTGCCCGAAATGAACGAGAACCTCTTCGCCTACGCCGCCGGCGGCACCCACCGCCACAGCCCCGAAATCAACCAGATATGCTCCGACGTCGCCGGCAAACCCGTCAACGTCCTTTTCCAGCCGCACGTCGGCGCCTTCGACCGCGGTATCCTCTCCAGCATCTACGCCGAGCCCACCGGCGACCTCTCCACCGCCAAACTCGCCGACCTCTACCGCGACTTCTACCACAACGAACCCTTCGTCCGCGTCCTGGCCGCCCCGCCCAAACTCAAAGCCGTCCAGCGAACCAACTTCTGCGACCTCCACCCGCTCGTCTCCGCCGACGGCCGACATGTCATCGTCTTCTCCGCCCTCGACAACCTCATCAAGGGCGCCTCCGGACAGGCCGTCCAA
- the rpsI gene encoding 30S ribosomal protein S9, with the protein MADQVTREASAGAATIAAPQPKPAAAAKGGFWWGTGRRKTSIARVRVRNGEGKVLINGREYSDYFTQDRDRNAVMAPLTASEYQSRVDVFVRVQGGGFAGQAGAAMLGIARALKTMDPTTEAALRDGGYLTRDARMTERKKYGQRGARRSFQFSKR; encoded by the coding sequence ATGGCAGACCAAGTAACCCGTGAAGCATCGGCAGGCGCAGCCACCATCGCCGCTCCCCAGCCCAAGCCCGCAGCCGCCGCCAAGGGCGGCTTCTGGTGGGGCACCGGACGGCGAAAAACCTCCATCGCACGCGTCCGTGTCCGCAACGGCGAAGGAAAGGTCCTCATCAACGGCCGCGAATACAGCGACTATTTCACCCAGGACCGTGACCGCAACGCCGTCATGGCCCCGCTGACCGCCAGCGAATACCAGAGCCGCGTCGACGTCTTCGTCCGAGTCCAGGGCGGCGGATTCGCCGGACAGGCCGGAGCCGCCATGCTCGGAATCGCTCGGGCCCTCAAGACCATGGACCCGACCACCGAGGCCGCCCTCCGCGACGGCGGCTACCTGACCCGCGACGCCAGAATGACCGAACGCAAAAAGTACGGCCAACGCGGCGCCCGCAGGAGCTTCCAGTTCTCCAAGCGTTAA